The genomic window aacactATCTTTCTATTTGTGTGGTCCTTTTGATTTTAaactttcttttttattcatcctttttgggtttctttttggctttccatttttcttatttccgGTGAAGCTAATACCGCCGGAATCTGAAAATGTCGGTGTACGACGCGGCGTTTGTTAACTCGGAGCTATCGAAACCAACTTCGGTTTTCGGGTTAAAGCTATGGGTAGTGATCGGAATCCTTTTCGGTACTTTCATAGTTTTATCTCTGTTCCTTCTCTCCCTTTGTCTGACAGCCCGCCGCAAATCTCGGAGACACCGACAGCTTGACCCCGCGCCGCCAATCTGCAAAGAGATCCAGGAAATAGTCCACCACCGTCAGCCATTGGCGCCGGATCACCAACGAGTCGCGCCGCCGGTTCCGGAGGTTAAAGTGGACTTGGGGAAAACGGAGCAGCAGCAGCACGTACTGACGGTGTTCTCTAGCGGAGAAAGTAAAGGACATACCAGCGTGAGCGAAACGCCGTCGTTTGGGAGCGGGACGGTCGGGCCGGAAGTATCTCACCTTGGGTGGGGAAGATGGTTTACGTTAAGGGAACTGGAGTTAGCCACCGATGGATTGTGTGAAGAAAACGTCATCGGCGAAGGTGGGTACGGCATTGTTTATTACGGTGTTTTAACCGATGGGACTAAAATTGCTGTAAAAAATTTGCTCAACAACAGGTATCCAATTTCTCTTTTTATCCGTCTTACTGTTCATGTTTGTCTGTATTTATGATTCGGGTTTATTGCGAatcattgatatatatatttgcagGGGTCAAGCTGAGAAGGAATTTAAAGTAGAAGTGGAAGCAATTGGACGTGTACGGCACAAGAAtcttgtgagattacatggataCCGTGTTGAAGGTGCTTACAGGTACTGCAACTTACATCTTTAGTGCAATGAAAAGTTACTGTGAAAGTAAGATTGCATTTTGTTGTTGACATAGTATTACTAAAAGTGTCGACAACGTCATTGGAGAAGAACAACTCCAAAACTTGAATATAGATAGTAAAATGGACATGAAAGATAACTTAGTATCTGGGTTTTGTTTTGCTATGCAGGATGCTTGTGTATGAGTACGTTGACAATGGCAATTTAGAGCAATGGCTCCATGGTGATGTTGGTGATGTTAGTCCACTTACATGGGATATTCGTATGAATATCATTTTAGGAACAGCAAAGgggtaataaaattataaaacattacATCTTTGTGCTTTTGATTCATGTAAAACTCTCTTCCTTCATTTCTGTGCTTTGGATGCCATTGTTATTTGCAGTTTAGCTTACCTTCATGAAGGTCTAGAACCGAAAGTTGTTCATCGAGACGTAAAATCTAGCAACATCCTACTCGACCGTCAATGGTACCCTAAGGTTTCGGATTTCGGGCTTGCCAAACTCTTGTGTTCCGAACGGAGTTATGTGACTACTCGAGTGATGGGCACATTTGGGTTGGTTTAAACTTCCATTTTGCAGCTTTTTTATCGGCAAAAGTATCATATCCTTGTACTAAGTTGGATTGTATTTTGTCACGTgtatttaaaaaatgagtaaattaatctttatacattatatcaaagagcaaatcgatcattttgttaaaaattttatccatttctactattaaatttttttagtttctgTATAATGATATGAGGTATAGGGTTTAAGGCTTATGTTATACACTAAGTGTAATTatttttaacaacaaaaatggatgaaaattttaactgaaaggattagtttgctctttgatttaaagTCCAGAGGCTAATTTGCTCAGTTTTTTTTATTAAGAGTCAAAATGCAATCTGATTTCTAGTCCAGGGTATCTATTATACCTTTACCGCCTTTGTCCTTTTTCTCTCCAAGATTAatcattttgtccatttttttccagCTATGTTGCTCCGGAATATGCTTGTACCGGCATGTTAACCGAGAAGAGCGATGTCTATAGTTTTGGCATACTTATTATGGAAATTATTACCGGTAGAAGTCCGGTTGACTTTACCCGACCACAAGGAGAGGTGCATTTAGTGGAATGGTTAAAAGCCATGGTCGGAAACCGAAAAGCCGAAGAAGTAATCGATCCTAAGTTACCCGTGATGCCTGCTTCAAAAGCGCTTAAACGTGTACTATTAGTCGCTCTTCGATGTGTTGATCCTGATGCAACAAAAAGGCCAAAAATGGGGCATGTTATCCACATGCTTGAAGCCGATGATCTACTATTCCGCGATGTGAGCATCGTTTTCATTTATATTAGCCATTCCGGTATCTGAAAAGGAGTTTTAATACTGTTATCTTGTTTTGCAGGAACGCCGGATCACAAAAGAATCTTCGGATTTACATTCCGGTGACCGGCAGACGAATCACAATGCAACGAAATTAGGTTAGAGATACAAGTGAAGGTGATATAACTATCACCAGCCAAAGCTTTTATCAACTTTAGGAGACTAACAAATttaaacctcttttaattagttTTCAGAAGTTTTTTAAGGTTTATATCTTTTTCAATTAGGTCcccagttttttttttgttgtatcTTTAACAATAATCTGCATTTTTTTTTCCATGTGTAATATAAAGTATGCATTTGTACAAATGGATGAATTCATAAATTCTTATACCAATTGTAATTGATTGTCTTAATTTGTTTGTAAGTAAAAACTTGGTTAAATTCTCTATTAGTCCTTATGCTTtgcaaaatttgtaaatttaatccttatatttttcaaaatttaaaattatattcataatataaaattagtaattaaatttaatcaagtAGCCATTTATGATTTAACAAAGTATTGCATCAAAATTAATGATAGTGTTCTTATCAACATGTGATGTAATTAATTTTTCTCCAAATGTAGACCGGCAGATGAGTTATTGTAGGGGACAACATTTTTCAATGTTCAAAAAACCCTTTGCAGGCGCCGTCGGGGAGGGCCTGTTTGAAAGTAAATTTCATTGTTTTCGATACATTCAATAATGGTAATGgaagatattatatatatatatatatgttaacttAGTTTGTTGGAATCGAAGCTGAGGTGAGAGATGATAATTAAAATTTGCCATTTCGAATGCAATATTATATACTGCTAATTGTGCCAAATTTTCATTGGATATATAACTTTTACATGCAATGataactaaaatatatttaattttagttttagtccctctattttgtTTACACTTAAAGATTTAATAACTCTACTTTGAGAGTTTGGTAAAAAGACCTCTCTGGTCCCTTTTAATTTCGAAATTAAGCAAATTGGTTCCTCTATAAAAATCAGAGCAATTTCGAAAATGAGCAACTAAAGACAATTAATCACGATGCTAATGTTTTCAATCAATtgtacatgattttgattggaATAATAATGAATTTGGCCCTCAAAGTTTACATATTCTATCGGTTTGgtcctaatttaacaaatttatcttgCAACATTCGTGTAAATGCGTAAATGTTGAGGTTAAATTTGTTGGTTTTTTAGAATCAAGGTCaaaatgacaaaatatgtaaacattgaaggctaaacttgttattataccaatcaaaattatgtacaattgatgaaAGACATTAACGGTGTGATTAatttgttggatctagtgccctaggtgtagtattttcgtctttGCACACTTatattttttcaaacaaattgtttaataaaatattcattgattacattaatggTCTTTGTATATTGTCATCAatgtttttgcacacaaagcaaaatggaagcaaatattgatTCACTGgttatctaacgtttaactaatactaaatggtattacgtggtcaaatcataatacgaaaagacatgtattagtagataaactcaaacatgtccttagtctaatcggaaatgagcaatctaattgaaagactaatatgacaTTTATCaggtccaattagggagatgttttgtcttgtaCATCGGAGCGGATGATTCCTAAAAGATAGAtacatagatgtgattgattgGAATGATAGTACATAGGACAAGACTCGAGTAGAATAGATCTTAGATTCGTTTATgtattaattcacttgtgactttCACAGTGTGATataccttaatcctaagtggatggactatgtatgcatgactcttATAAttttatgtaagtaaaagcttgagttcaaatagataaggaatcagaAACTGGTGCATTTCACAAATGATTTCTGTAGTATGCAGCAtcatttacaatagtggaattcatagtctAACTAATGGGTAAAAGATATCCTTTCATCGACATtgcatgatagatgaaaagtaaacgtggtcacggGTCATtagtctttgtgataaatgaattaattactatttgataataattaacttttcatgaaggaagatataattgttactatgagataaaataggatcatattggaagaACGAATTTATTacaaagagattaaggatgtcctataagggtaacacacttatgacagaGTCATTAGGCGAGTACTATATTAAATAGCTTTCATAATgatatgtaattagggagagctcaataataatattatagtGGAATGATTTCGTAACTAAATAACTTTATGATTAATGGGCAAAAAACtagatttaattataaattatttgaaccctaattatatatgtccaaccggtccctctgctagctcgttgaaactagaaataaaTTACATGTAGAACCAAATGAATGGAAATGAGGAAGTTAAAGAAATGAGTCACATTTACAAATAAATGGATTTTCTCACTAAGgatagaaatgacttgagaatttaTTTAAggttttcgaattattatttaattaattataattaaataattaagttcgaaaattgaactaaattaattagttattatgaatctgttgaataagaaaattaatatattttctcatagatttttTTACGATAAAGTTatcatgattttaacgaaattagaattggattgagaaaattatttaatggggaaattaatttagttaatttaattaattaattaaataatatttattttgagaaatagaaaactaatattgggttggattaaattctAAAATGATGGGTCAAAAGTCtaagaagcacatataattagacCTAATACATGAGAGGCCTGAACCTCCTCATGTGATAAGTGAGGGTTTTTACTAGGGTTGTTGGCACCCCTCTCCTAGTTATAATAGGAGAgtgttttttattaaataaatattacttCTAAAAGACTTGTTCAACTAGGATTTTTCtatctctccttataaatagatgacatcgaTTGATCTTAAACACACACTTCTTGAATATAGAGTTATCGTTATTTTGCCAGAAAAAGCAGTAACTTATTTActtagaataaattctattttctgggaATTATGATCTTTACTGGTTTctattgagaaaattattttcctATTGGAAGTAATAATATTGTTTCTTATTCTGTGTTTGATTTGTGTTGCTCGAGCCCATACTCGATGGAATTTAAAGTACGAGGATAACGAAGAAAGTCGTTCAATTGAAAGCCAAGATCGACTCAAATCCGCTTCACACAAAGCACATGTAGTTTTTGataaaagtttattgctataaatatcacaagtcgattcagtttgaaaatttttaaacttccACTATAACTGTAAACagttttcttaaccaaaatttccCAATATAATTGTCCTTAGTTACTAAGTTTCGAAATTACCAATGATTATTTTGCTCTAAATTTTTTAGAAAGACTAATTGATCAACTTCAATGTAGAATCAAACTAATACGAAACACAAGCAATGAAGAattggaaagaataaaaaaaaactcacacATGACATACACACATTGTTGATGGAGACGCATACATTGCAATTGCACATGGTGGGATTCGAACTTGAGTACTCAATACCCTAAGGCCTTCGCCTTAAATAGCAAGCCAAAGCCTAATTGGCATTTAATCACTTTGATTTGGTATAAATTGGttttctatttttacaatattattaGTATATATAAGAGTGTGTTTGATATAAACCAtagaatattttcattttattgaaaaagaaaatttttaatatttaatattttaaatgtgtttaatagtcattttaattttttacttaatataaaaatttcaacaaaaaaaatgttgaattagaTAAGTAGGTAGGTAGCTACTTATGACTTAATGtagaaaatattaagttaattttattttattaaaaattaaaataagttatctttttttaaatattcaaattagcATAGGTATCTTTTATCCAAaactatccaaaataatataaaacattatattaataagattaaaaattaagggcaaaatacaagaaaaaaccatttttttaaatttaccgaaatgggcccgatattttattatttaccaaaatgacctattttccccgaaagcgcgtccacgtcagcgcggtGCCAGGGGACGTGGCAGAAAAACGCGTCTCTAAGGGCGCGCTTTGCTTATGTGGACATAAATCGCTCCCTCAAGGGCGCGTTTTGTTGCCACGTAAGCGCTCCCCTGGGGACGCGTTTTGCCCGCACATGAATAGTAGCAACGGCTACTTTTTCGACCATTGGTGacccccccaacggtaaaaaaaaactataaaaaccccc from Gossypium hirsutum isolate 1008001.06 chromosome D12, Gossypium_hirsutum_v2.1, whole genome shotgun sequence includes these protein-coding regions:
- the LOC107945953 gene encoding probable serine/threonine-protein kinase At1g01540, producing the protein MSVYDAAFVNSELSKPTSVFGLKLWVVIGILFGTFIVLSLFLLSLCLTARRKSRRHRQLDPAPPICKEIQEIVHHRQPLAPDHQRVAPPVPEVKVDLGKTEQQQHVLTVFSSGESKGHTSVSETPSFGSGTVGPEVSHLGWGRWFTLRELELATDGLCEENVIGEGGYGIVYYGVLTDGTKIAVKNLLNNRGQAEKEFKVEVEAIGRVRHKNLVRLHGYRVEGAYRMLVYEYVDNGNLEQWLHGDVGDVSPLTWDIRMNIILGTAKGLAYLHEGLEPKVVHRDVKSSNILLDRQWYPKVSDFGLAKLLCSERSYVTTRVMGTFGYVAPEYACTGMLTEKSDVYSFGILIMEIITGRSPVDFTRPQGEVHLVEWLKAMVGNRKAEEVIDPKLPVMPASKALKRVLLVALRCVDPDATKRPKMGHVIHMLEADDLLFRDERRITKESSDLHSGDRQTNHNATKLG